One Candidatus Neomarinimicrobiota bacterium DNA segment encodes these proteins:
- a CDS encoding histone deacetylase — METPERKTFDVSFSDTGFIYSPKYLEHRAGDAHPERPDRLTALLSHLKHEGVWDKLTHYEPESIQMELLTKIHDREYIDRVKEACESGKTYVDELDCGINEKSYEVALLAAGGVVTAVDKIMEEQISNAFCAVRPPGHHAERNRSMGFCFFNNVALGVIHARKYELVRAVILDWDVHHGNGTQHLFEKDPNVLYVSLHEFPHYPGTGAINEKGEGEGYGTTLNYPMSKGSGNSDYLKTFKTKIEPEIRKFEPDIIFISAGFDAHRDDPLSGINLTHDAYREMTLIVKEWAHEFSGGRIVSVLEGGYNLGSLRRSIKEHLLALME, encoded by the coding sequence ATGGAAACTCCGGAGAGAAAAACATTTGATGTATCATTTTCCGATACAGGTTTCATTTATTCTCCAAAGTATTTAGAGCATCGCGCGGGTGACGCTCATCCCGAACGACCCGACAGGCTGACCGCTCTTCTTTCCCACCTGAAACATGAAGGAGTCTGGGATAAATTGACACATTATGAACCTGAGAGCATTCAGATGGAGCTGCTCACAAAAATTCATGATAGGGAATATATTGACCGTGTAAAGGAAGCATGCGAATCCGGAAAGACTTATGTTGATGAACTTGACTGCGGCATAAATGAAAAGAGTTATGAGGTTGCTCTGCTTGCGGCAGGTGGCGTTGTCACTGCCGTGGATAAGATTATGGAGGAACAAATATCAAATGCTTTTTGTGCCGTTCGTCCTCCCGGTCATCACGCCGAAAGAAACAGGTCTATGGGGTTTTGTTTTTTTAATAACGTAGCGCTGGGAGTTATCCACGCGCGTAAATATGAATTGGTTCGAGCGGTTATATTGGATTGGGACGTGCACCACGGTAACGGCACTCAGCATTTGTTTGAAAAGGACCCTAATGTTCTTTATGTAAGCCTTCATGAATTTCCGCATTACCCCGGAACCGGAGCAATCAACGAAAAAGGGGAAGGAGAAGGCTACGGCACAACCCTGAATTACCCTATGAGTAAAGGTTCGGGAAATTCTGATTACCTGAAAACATTTAAAACAAAAATTGAGCCTGAAATAAGAAAATTTGAACCGGATATAATTTTTATATCAGCGGGATTCGATGCCCATAGAGACGACCCGCTTTCAGGCATTAATCTCACGCACGACGCTTACAGAGAGATGACGCTCATCGTGAAGGAATGGGCGCATGAATTTTCGGGGGGAAGGATAGTGTCCGTTTTGGAGGGGGGCTACAATCTCGGTTCTCTTCGGCGTAGCATAAAAGAGCATCTTTTGGCATTAATGGAGTGA